A genomic window from Xyrauchen texanus isolate HMW12.3.18 chromosome 31, RBS_HiC_50CHRs, whole genome shotgun sequence includes:
- the LOC127625307 gene encoding uncharacterized protein LOC127625307 isoform X1, whose product MHTNADVMHGGKASNYTPKALLRALAHSDFVFIFTSFSSASSIEIIFLPSFTSSMYVIVEFTEESTVGIVAQCWTHRENGQQYSYWPPTNPTKRAKKEDIPDEKNWISKKIRVLANTDNFAKALKWCKAAEYHSAVESDVDTYRKRPQKKPARYDDSSDDETPLRATPRKRKHQDGPFPKKNLKKRPDKATEATLPIPPQHKPNLDESPIFHSVSVAEYITEEERQTSARADHTKTQRPNDPTKSELKETLEVLLRKVDSLAATQREILILLRKRQGHQRAEDILELNIAQNKEELEALDHRLKDLDFRKRVIHHLSLIGGANPGDCVRRLMRAVATNIVWSHFSLKGKREKLPLIDTTLCKVIKHAVMKCKSDLGEKDVECYIAETLKHVPAQLKKHVQDRLPVGPAELE is encoded by the exons CATCTAACTACAccccaaaggctcttttaagagccctaGCACATAGCGACTTTGTCTTT atTTTTACATCGTTTTCAAGTGCCTCCTCCATTGAGATTATTTTCTTACCATCTTTTACTTCAAG TATGTATGTCATCGTTGAATTCACGGAGGAGTCGACGGTTGGCATTGTAGCCCAGTGCTGGACACACAGGGAAAATGGG CAACAATACAGCTACTGGCCACCTACAAACCCCACTAAAAGGGCAAAAAAAGAAGACATTCCTGATGAAAAAAATTGGATTTCCAAGAAAATCCGCGTATTGGCAAATACTG ACAATTTTGCAAAGGCCCTCAAGTGGTGCAAAGCAGCAGAATATCATTCTGCTGTGGAGAGTGATGTTGACACCTACAGGAAAAGGCCACAAAAAAAACCTGCCCGTTATGATGACAGCAGCGATG ATGAGACACCACTGAGGGCGACCCCAAGAAAAAGAAAGCATCAAG ATGGACCATTTCCTAAAAAAAACCTAAAGAAAAGGCCAGACAAAG CAACAGAGGCTACACTTCCCATCCCACCCCAACATAAACCAA ATCTTGATGAATCACCCATATTTCATTCTGTGTCTGTGGCAGAATATATTACTGAag AGGAGAGACAAACATCTGCAAGGGCTGACCACACGAAGACCCAACGACCCAATGACCCAACGAAGAGTGAGCTTAAAG AAACACTGGAGGTTCTGCTACGAAAAGTAGACAGCCTGGCAGCCACCCAGAGAGAAATACTCATCCTACTGAGGAAACGCCAGGGTCATCAGAGAGCGGAAGACATCCTGGAGCTCAATATTGCTCAAAACAAAGAGGAGCTTGAGGCCCTTGACCACCGTCTTAAAGACTTGGATTTCAGAAAGAGAGTG ATTCACCATCTCAGCCTTATTGGTGGGGCAAATCCAGGGGATTGTGTGAGGAGATTGATGCGGGCAGTAGCAACAAACATCGTGTGGAGCCACTTCAGTTTGAAGGGGAAAAGGGAGAAATTGCCTCTGATTGACACAACTCTGTGTAAAGTCATCAAAC ATGCTGTTATGAAATGCAAGTCTGATCTGGGAGAGAAGGACGTAGAGTGCTACATTGCAGAGACACTGAAACATGTGCCAGCCCAACTGAAAAAACATGTTCAG
- the LOC127625307 gene encoding uncharacterized protein LOC127625307 isoform X2, with protein MHTNADVMHGGKASNYTPKALLRALAHSDFVFIFTSFSSASSIEIIFLPSFTSSMYVIVEFTEESTVGIVAQCWTHRENGQQYSYWPPTNPTKRAKKEDIPDEKNWISKKIRVLANTDNFAKALKWCKAAEYHSAVESDVDTYRKRPQKKPARYDDSSDDETPLRATPRKRKHQDGPFPKKNLKKRPDKDLDESPIFHSVSVAEYITEEERQTSARADHTKTQRPNDPTKSELKETLEVLLRKVDSLAATQREILILLRKRQGHQRAEDILELNIAQNKEELEALDHRLKDLDFRKRVIHHLSLIGGANPGDCVRRLMRAVATNIVWSHFSLKGKREKLPLIDTTLCKVIKHAVMKCKSDLGEKDVECYIAETLKHVPAQLKKHVQDRLPVGPAELE; from the exons CATCTAACTACAccccaaaggctcttttaagagccctaGCACATAGCGACTTTGTCTTT atTTTTACATCGTTTTCAAGTGCCTCCTCCATTGAGATTATTTTCTTACCATCTTTTACTTCAAG TATGTATGTCATCGTTGAATTCACGGAGGAGTCGACGGTTGGCATTGTAGCCCAGTGCTGGACACACAGGGAAAATGGG CAACAATACAGCTACTGGCCACCTACAAACCCCACTAAAAGGGCAAAAAAAGAAGACATTCCTGATGAAAAAAATTGGATTTCCAAGAAAATCCGCGTATTGGCAAATACTG ACAATTTTGCAAAGGCCCTCAAGTGGTGCAAAGCAGCAGAATATCATTCTGCTGTGGAGAGTGATGTTGACACCTACAGGAAAAGGCCACAAAAAAAACCTGCCCGTTATGATGACAGCAGCGATG ATGAGACACCACTGAGGGCGACCCCAAGAAAAAGAAAGCATCAAG ATGGACCATTTCCTAAAAAAAACCTAAAGAAAAGGCCAGACAAAG ATCTTGATGAATCACCCATATTTCATTCTGTGTCTGTGGCAGAATATATTACTGAag AGGAGAGACAAACATCTGCAAGGGCTGACCACACGAAGACCCAACGACCCAATGACCCAACGAAGAGTGAGCTTAAAG AAACACTGGAGGTTCTGCTACGAAAAGTAGACAGCCTGGCAGCCACCCAGAGAGAAATACTCATCCTACTGAGGAAACGCCAGGGTCATCAGAGAGCGGAAGACATCCTGGAGCTCAATATTGCTCAAAACAAAGAGGAGCTTGAGGCCCTTGACCACCGTCTTAAAGACTTGGATTTCAGAAAGAGAGTG ATTCACCATCTCAGCCTTATTGGTGGGGCAAATCCAGGGGATTGTGTGAGGAGATTGATGCGGGCAGTAGCAACAAACATCGTGTGGAGCCACTTCAGTTTGAAGGGGAAAAGGGAGAAATTGCCTCTGATTGACACAACTCTGTGTAAAGTCATCAAAC ATGCTGTTATGAAATGCAAGTCTGATCTGGGAGAGAAGGACGTAGAGTGCTACATTGCAGAGACACTGAAACATGTGCCAGCCCAACTGAAAAAACATGTTCAG
- the LOC127625307 gene encoding uncharacterized protein LOC127625307 isoform X3, giving the protein MYVIVEFTEESTVGIVAQCWTHRENGQQYSYWPPTNPTKRAKKEDIPDEKNWISKKIRVLANTDNFAKALKWCKAAEYHSAVESDVDTYRKRPQKKPARYDDSSDDETPLRATPRKRKHQDGPFPKKNLKKRPDKATEATLPIPPQHKPNLDESPIFHSVSVAEYITEEERQTSARADHTKTQRPNDPTKSELKETLEVLLRKVDSLAATQREILILLRKRQGHQRAEDILELNIAQNKEELEALDHRLKDLDFRKRVIHHLSLIGGANPGDCVRRLMRAVATNIVWSHFSLKGKREKLPLIDTTLCKVIKHAVMKCKSDLGEKDVECYIAETLKHVPAQLKKHVQDRLPVGPAELE; this is encoded by the exons ATGTATGTCATCGTTGAATTCACGGAGGAGTCGACGGTTGGCATTGTAGCCCAGTGCTGGACACACAGGGAAAATGGG CAACAATACAGCTACTGGCCACCTACAAACCCCACTAAAAGGGCAAAAAAAGAAGACATTCCTGATGAAAAAAATTGGATTTCCAAGAAAATCCGCGTATTGGCAAATACTG ACAATTTTGCAAAGGCCCTCAAGTGGTGCAAAGCAGCAGAATATCATTCTGCTGTGGAGAGTGATGTTGACACCTACAGGAAAAGGCCACAAAAAAAACCTGCCCGTTATGATGACAGCAGCGATG ATGAGACACCACTGAGGGCGACCCCAAGAAAAAGAAAGCATCAAG ATGGACCATTTCCTAAAAAAAACCTAAAGAAAAGGCCAGACAAAG CAACAGAGGCTACACTTCCCATCCCACCCCAACATAAACCAA ATCTTGATGAATCACCCATATTTCATTCTGTGTCTGTGGCAGAATATATTACTGAag AGGAGAGACAAACATCTGCAAGGGCTGACCACACGAAGACCCAACGACCCAATGACCCAACGAAGAGTGAGCTTAAAG AAACACTGGAGGTTCTGCTACGAAAAGTAGACAGCCTGGCAGCCACCCAGAGAGAAATACTCATCCTACTGAGGAAACGCCAGGGTCATCAGAGAGCGGAAGACATCCTGGAGCTCAATATTGCTCAAAACAAAGAGGAGCTTGAGGCCCTTGACCACCGTCTTAAAGACTTGGATTTCAGAAAGAGAGTG ATTCACCATCTCAGCCTTATTGGTGGGGCAAATCCAGGGGATTGTGTGAGGAGATTGATGCGGGCAGTAGCAACAAACATCGTGTGGAGCCACTTCAGTTTGAAGGGGAAAAGGGAGAAATTGCCTCTGATTGACACAACTCTGTGTAAAGTCATCAAAC ATGCTGTTATGAAATGCAAGTCTGATCTGGGAGAGAAGGACGTAGAGTGCTACATTGCAGAGACACTGAAACATGTGCCAGCCCAACTGAAAAAACATGTTCAG